TAGCTGAGAGTATAGACCGGGAAAAAAGCGTAGCCCTGGTAAGCAACTCCATAGGCAACCTCTTATCTGACAACCTTCAGTACCATAGGGCCAGTAATTTTTTTCATCAGTCGCTAAGCATCTATAATACCACACAGGATAGTTTAAGAGCGGCCTACGTACTCAACAACTTAGGAATGCTACACCAGCAGCAGCAAGCATACGATAGCGCAGAGTACTATTTTAAAAAATCATTACAATACAAAAACAGGCTTCAGGAAAAAAGGACCCTCCCTAATACGCTTACAAATTTAGGAGACCTGTATCTACAGCAGGGAAACCTGCAACAGGCAGAGAAACACCTAACAGCTGCACTGGACATTTTCTCCCAAACAAAAGACACGTATCGGCTGGCCTGGGTAAGCAATAGATTGGCTACACTCTACCTGAAGAAGCAAAATTACGGCCTCGCCAGAACCTACCTGGACAGTATTAGCGCTTATTTACAGGAAGTTGACGCGCGCCAGGAAAGACTAACTTACCTCTACAATGAATTTAACTGGTACGAAGCCAGCCATCAGGTTGCGCCTGCCCTAGCCTATCATAAACAATGGGCTATGCTCCGCGATAGTATTTTTAATGAAGACCGGCTGGAAGTGGCTCAGATGCAGTCTGCCTATGAGCTGGAAAAGGAAGCCCAGGCAAAGCAACTGGCACAGCAGGAGACACTTCTTGCGCGTGCGGAAACTAAAGTGCAACGAGCCAGGGTGCTTAGCATAGCGCTGATTTTAGGCATATTTGTCATACTAACCTTGGTACTTTATCGCCTGTACAGAAAAAACAAACGCCTGAGCAAAAGAAATGCCCTACTGGTAAGGGAACAGCACCACCGTGTCAAGAATAATCTACAGGTGGTCTCCAGTCTGCTGAGCCTCTACTCCCGCAGAATGAACGACAAAAAAGCCCGGCAGGCTATGCACGAGAGCCAGCTGAGAGTGCAAACTATGGCACTGATCCACCGCCGCCTGTACGGAGAACAGCTCACCAGCATTTATATTGACGATTACCTTAAGGAGCTAAGCCAGGAAGTTGTGAACACCTTTGGTATTGCAGCAGAGATCCATTTTGAGCTAGAGCATATAAAGGTTGATATTGACCAGACCGTACCCCTGGGACTTATTACTAATGAAGTAGTGTGCAATGCCTGCAAACACGCTTTTCCTGATCACCCTCAACCAGAGCTTAGGCTAAGTTTTCAACAGATCTCGCCCTCTGCTTTTCAGCTCAGAATACAGGACAATGGCCCCGGCCTGCCTCTGGAACTTGAGAAGAAGCTGCACACGAACAAAAAATCATTTGGAATGAAGCTTATTCAGCTACAGACCAAGCAACTGAAAGGGAAATCTGATTTTACCAGTGAGGAAGGAGCTGTATTTCAGCTGAACTTTAGTGAGAAAAAACATTTATGGGATTGATAAAGATACTGATTGTAGAAGACGAAATTATTACCGCTTCGGATATTGAGGAACAACTGGAAGCAGCCGGATATGAGATAAGCGGAGTAGCTCATAGCTATGAGCAGGCGCTTGAGCTTTTTCAGGCAGACACCCCAGACCTTGTATTGTTGGATATTCAACTGGATGGCGACAAAGATGGCGTTACGCTGGCCAGAAAATTAAACTCCTTCAGCCAGGTGCCTATCATATACCTGACTGGAAATACCGAAGACAACACACTATTAAAAGCAAAAAAAACGCAGCCGATCGCTTTTATTCTAAAGCCTTTTAGAAGTAAAGAGTT
This window of the Porifericola rhodea genome carries:
- a CDS encoding tetratricopeptide repeat-containing sensor histidine kinase — translated: MKILSLNLLCYAIAVSAIAQSIPSEERLRQSADSLYLEAEHSFEAQDSSLLFSHLGAALHLYQQINDSSSVSDVTNSHGFYYYFYGDYPLSISYYKKALEIDRAMKDTVKMIGRLKNIGGTYNKLGQFVDALEHLQQALQLAESIDREKSVALVSNSIGNLLSDNLQYHRASNFFHQSLSIYNTTQDSLRAAYVLNNLGMLHQQQQAYDSAEYYFKKSLQYKNRLQEKRTLPNTLTNLGDLYLQQGNLQQAEKHLTAALDIFSQTKDTYRLAWVSNRLATLYLKKQNYGLARTYLDSISAYLQEVDARQERLTYLYNEFNWYEASHQVAPALAYHKQWAMLRDSIFNEDRLEVAQMQSAYELEKEAQAKQLAQQETLLARAETKVQRARVLSIALILGIFVILTLVLYRLYRKNKRLSKRNALLVREQHHRVKNNLQVVSSLLSLYSRRMNDKKARQAMHESQLRVQTMALIHRRLYGEQLTSIYIDDYLKELSQEVVNTFGIAAEIHFELEHIKVDIDQTVPLGLITNEVVCNACKHAFPDHPQPELRLSFQQISPSAFQLRIQDNGPGLPLELEKKLHTNKKSFGMKLIQLQTKQLKGKSDFTSEEGAVFQLNFSEKKHLWD